The segment ATAGAACAGGGTTATGGTCTTATGCAGACAGCGGAAAGAAAATTTTTAGAACTAAAAAATCTTAATTTGGGTCAGATAAGAATAGGTGTCTGCAGTGCAGTATGCAAATATCATTTAATGAAATATATAGAAATATATAATTTGAATTATCCAAATATAGAAATTTATATTCAGGATAAATCAAGTTATGAAATAGTAAAAGGATTAGAGTCAGGTGAGATAGATGTAGGAATTTTAAATATGCATATAGAAACTAACAATTCTCTTAATGTAATTAAAAGATTTAAAATACAAGATTGCTTTGTTGTGGGAGATAAATACAAGGGAATTTGTGAAAAACAGATATCGTTGAGGAATTTAGTAGATACATATCCTATTATTCTACTAGAGAAAGGTGGAAATACAAGAGATTATATAGATAAGTATTTTGGTTCGCATGGGTTAGAAGTAGTGCCACAAATAGAGTTGAGTAACATGGAGCTAATGATAGAATTTGCTAAAAGAGGATTGGGAGTTTCCTGTGTTATAAAAGATTATATTCAAAAGGAATTAGAGCAGAAACAGTTATATGAAATTTTTATCAAAGAAAAAATACCTGAAAGAATTATAGGAATAGCAATTAAGAAAGATATTCCTATGTCTACAGCAGCACAGAAATTCATTGAACTTATTGAAGATTAGATTGTTTATTCGAACTTAGCTCTAGGAGGGAGATAAGTTTTGTGATAATTAGAGGACAATTTATTAAAGAAAGAGTAAAGGTAATTATTGTTGGAGAACACTTAGGTTATTAGAGTGATAATAATAATAAAGAATTAATACATTTAGTTAACAACGGTGAACCGTACCATAAGTAACGGCGGTTTCATATCAAATTTAGTCATACCAATGGGTTTAGAAGAAATAGCAGATGATTAATAGTCTATTTGATT is part of the Clostridiisalibacter paucivorans DSM 22131 genome and harbors:
- a CDS encoding LysR family transcriptional regulator, with the protein product MYINLELYRIFYITAKLGSISKAAKELFTSQPAVSQSIKLLEGKLGGQLFHRTPRGVVLTLEGEVLFKYIEQGYGLMQTAERKFLELKNLNLGQIRIGVCSAVCKYHLMKYIEIYNLNYPNIEIYIQDKSSYEIVKGLESGEIDVGILNMHIETNNSLNVIKRFKIQDCFVVGDKYKGICEKQISLRNLVDTYPIILLEKGGNTRDYIDKYFGSHGLEVVPQIELSNMELMIEFAKRGLGVSCVIKDYIQKELEQKQLYEIFIKEKIPERIIGIAIKKDIPMSTAAQKFIELIED